A single region of the Trachemys scripta elegans isolate TJP31775 chromosome 19, CAS_Tse_1.0, whole genome shotgun sequence genome encodes:
- the CALML6 gene encoding calmodulin-like protein 6, translating to MFDEEGNGLVKTDDLEKLMSLMGINPTKRELATMAKEVDKDNKGTLNCDSFLVLMGIYHEKAKNQDEELRAAFKVFDKEHKGYIDWNTLKYVLMNAGEPLNEQEAELMMKEADKDGDGTIDYEEFVAMMTGESFKLVQ from the exons ATGTTTGATGAGGAGGGCAATGGGTTAGTGAAAACAGATGATCTGGAGAAGCTTATGAGCTTGATGGGAATCAACCCAACCAAGAGAGAGCTGGCGACAATGGCAAAGGAGGTGGACAAAGACA ATAAGGGCACCTTGAACTGCGACAGTTTTCTGGTTTTGATGGGCATTTATCATGAAAAGGCTAAAAACCAGGATGAAGAGCTGAGGGCAGCATTCAAGGTTTTTGATAAGGAACACAAAGGCTACATTGATTGGAATACACTCAA GTATGTACTGATGAATGCTGGAGAGCCACTAAATGAACAGGAAGCTGAACTGATGATGAAAGAAGCTGATAAGGATGGAGATGGAACCATTGATTATGAAG AGTTTGTGGCCATGATGACTGGAGAATCCTTTAAGCTTGTTCAGTAG